The DNA segment AATTTCACATAAACCAATAGGTTATAATCTTTTACCTGAAAAATTTACGCTTTCGGAATTGCAGAAACTGTATGAAGTGATTCTCGGGAAAGAACTCAACAGAGGAAATTTTTACCGGAAGATTAAAAATATGGGGATTCTTAAAAAGCTTAATGAACAAAGAAAAGGAGGTGCTCACAAAGCCCCTGATTTATACTCATTCGATAAGAGAAAATATATGAAAGCTCTGGAAAACGGGCTCAACAGCTGGTAATTATCATGAAAATAAGTGCAGGAATTTTGCTGTTCAAAAGATCGGAAGAACATACTTTTTATTTTCTGGTGCATCCGGGCGGACCGTTTTGGAAAAATAAAGATTCGGGAGCATGGTCCATCCCAAAAGGAGAAGCCGAAGAAGATGAAAGTTTACTGGACCCTGCGAAAACTGAATTTTTGGAAGAAACTGGAAAAGTTGTGAACGGAAATTTTATTGAACTGATGCCGATTACACAAAAAGCCGGCAAGAAAGTTTTTGCATGGGCGTTGGAACAGGATCTTGAAACATCCGGATTAAGCAGTAACATGATCACAATCAGTTGGCCGCCAAAATCAGGAAAGACCATACAAATCCCTGAGGTAGATCGTTGGGAATGGTTTTATTCAGAAGAGGCAAAGCAAAAAATAAATCCCGCACAGGCAGGATTTATTGTTCAGTTGGAAAAAATTCTTTCATCCGAATAATCGTTTTTACTTATTCAGTGGTTTCTTTTTTGAAACTTACCACTTCATAATTTCCGTCGGTACAATATTTTTTACAGCTTTCATCGTCGAAAGACTCCGGGGATTTCAGAAAATCTTCAATAAATTTTGCACTTTCATCCGTATTCGCGGGTGTGATTATTACATGAAAAAGATTCAGTACAGATTCGTCGGCATTTTTCAGGGATTCCTTTTTATGTTCTTTTGCTTCGTTAAAGTTCATACTAATATTTTTGTTTTTGGCTAATGAATAAATTATGCCATCACAGATATTTTTGTTTAATAAGTAAATAATTTTAGAGTTATGATAGAATAAATTCAATAGTAAT comes from the Chryseobacterium nepalense genome and includes:
- a CDS encoding NUDIX hydrolase; translation: MKISAGILLFKRSEEHTFYFLVHPGGPFWKNKDSGAWSIPKGEAEEDESLLDPAKTEFLEETGKVVNGNFIELMPITQKAGKKVFAWALEQDLETSGLSSNMITISWPPKSGKTIQIPEVDRWEWFYSEEAKQKINPAQAGFIVQLEKILSSE